The following are encoded in a window of Mycobacterium sp. ELW1 genomic DNA:
- a CDS encoding deoxyribodipyrimidine photolyase, with protein MLHSVVLAASDNIEAAGFILRGIKGIFVAIGSIIAAIICAVIAGMKGRNPFGWGILGLFFSILTLIVIIVIPSKKS; from the coding sequence ATGTTGCACAGCGTCGTGCTGGCGGCCAGCGACAACATCGAAGCGGCGGGGTTCATCCTGCGCGGCATCAAAGGCATCTTCGTTGCCATCGGCAGCATCATCGCCGCGATCATCTGCGCCGTCATTGCGGGGATGAAAGGACGTAACCCGTTCGGCTGGGGCATTCTGGGGCTGTTCTTCTCCATCCTGACGCTGATCGTCATCATCGTCATCCCCAGCAAGAAGTCGTAG
- a CDS encoding crotonase/enoyl-CoA hydratase family protein, which produces MSGSVSYRKDDAVAVISLDDGKVNVLSPAMLKEINDALDRAEGDNAGAVVIAGNDRVFSGGFDLKVFRSGDIEASVEMLQGGFNLSHRLLSFPKPVVAAITGHAIAMGSFLACSTDHRIAGPTYNFQANEVAIGMVLPYPALEIMRLRLTPSAYQQAVGLAKNFLGETALAGGWVDEIAMNDQVLARAEEAAHEFTALNASAHLASKLRARQATLDAMREGIDNIRSEFGM; this is translated from the coding sequence ATGAGCGGGTCGGTCAGTTATCGCAAGGACGACGCGGTCGCGGTCATCTCGTTGGACGACGGCAAGGTCAACGTGCTGAGTCCGGCCATGCTGAAGGAGATCAACGACGCCCTGGATCGCGCCGAGGGCGACAACGCCGGCGCTGTGGTGATCGCAGGCAACGACCGCGTCTTCAGCGGCGGCTTCGACCTGAAGGTGTTCCGCTCCGGCGACATCGAGGCCTCCGTCGAGATGCTGCAGGGTGGGTTCAACCTGTCGCACCGACTGCTGTCGTTCCCCAAGCCCGTCGTCGCTGCGATCACCGGTCACGCGATCGCGATGGGATCGTTCCTGGCGTGCAGCACCGATCACCGAATTGCCGGTCCCACCTACAACTTTCAGGCCAATGAGGTGGCGATCGGGATGGTGCTGCCCTACCCCGCCCTGGAGATCATGCGACTGCGGCTGACGCCGTCGGCCTATCAGCAGGCGGTCGGTCTGGCCAAGAACTTCCTGGGCGAGACCGCACTGGCCGGCGGCTGGGTCGACGAGATCGCGATGAATGACCAGGTTTTGGCGCGCGCCGAGGAAGCCGCTCATGAGTTCACCGCGCTGAACGCCAGCGCGCACCTGGCCAGCAAGCTGCGCGCCCGCCAGGCCACCCTGGATGCGATGCGCGAAGGTATCGACAACATCCGTTCCGAGTTCGGAATGTAG
- a CDS encoding alpha/beta fold hydrolase: MLEVIAKGGATATHPTPLLFVHGAFHGAWCWDDHFLDYFADRGYHALALNLRGHGASPSAVPINSCGVLDYVQDVKTVADDLPVPPVVIGHSMGGFVVQKYLAVHEAPAAVLVASAPPTGIAPATVRVAWRHRRQSVRTRSFSRPLDFFAAQGVSQATFYHSDTPEHIVAACTSRLSAESARVLYRDLLYRHLARPSRVRAPVLVLGAELDGFFTPKEVAATARAYRTEPVMFPGMGHNMMLERGWESVADHIDRWLTATLC; encoded by the coding sequence GTGCTCGAGGTGATCGCCAAGGGCGGGGCCACTGCCACCCACCCCACACCGCTGCTGTTCGTACACGGCGCCTTCCACGGGGCCTGGTGCTGGGACGACCACTTCCTCGACTACTTCGCCGACCGCGGCTACCACGCTCTGGCGCTGAACCTGCGCGGCCACGGTGCCAGCCCTTCCGCGGTGCCGATCAACTCCTGTGGCGTCCTCGACTACGTCCAGGATGTGAAGACCGTCGCCGACGATCTCCCGGTGCCGCCGGTGGTTATCGGTCACTCGATGGGTGGCTTCGTGGTGCAGAAATACCTGGCGGTGCACGAGGCGCCCGCCGCGGTCCTGGTCGCGTCAGCCCCGCCGACGGGCATCGCTCCCGCGACGGTGCGAGTGGCATGGCGACATCGACGCCAATCGGTGCGCACCCGTTCTTTCAGTAGACCGCTGGATTTCTTTGCAGCGCAGGGTGTTTCACAGGCCACCTTCTACCATTCGGACACGCCCGAGCATATCGTCGCCGCGTGCACGTCGCGGCTGAGCGCGGAAAGTGCCCGGGTGCTCTACCGAGATCTGTTGTATCGCCACCTCGCCCGGCCCAGCCGGGTCCGGGCACCGGTGCTGGTGCTCGGCGCCGAGCTCGACGGATTCTTCACACCGAAGGAGGTGGCCGCAACCGCGCGGGCCTATCGCACCGAGCCGGTGATGTTTCCGGGCATGGGTCACAACATGATGCTCGAACGCGGCTGGGAATCCGTGGCCGACCACATTGACAGGTGGTTGACAGCAACTCTTTGCTGA
- a CDS encoding TetR/AcrR family transcriptional regulator, with the protein MPRVKQRTPELRDRVVDVAVNTLCKDGMSGFTTRRVAERAGTSVPAVYELFSDKDGLLRAVFFEGFRRLGGELVAIPETADELGDLRAVIPVFRRFCLDYPPLARVMFSRPFQELDPDPDQLASAPTVRQILVGKVQRCLDAGLLAGDPVDISHVLLALAQGLAVQEAGRWLGTSASSVDRRWDVGVQAVLAGFRA; encoded by the coding sequence GTGCCCAGGGTCAAGCAGCGCACTCCCGAGCTGCGCGACCGCGTGGTCGACGTGGCGGTGAACACGTTGTGCAAAGACGGGATGTCGGGCTTCACCACTCGCCGCGTCGCCGAGCGCGCAGGCACCTCCGTGCCCGCGGTCTACGAGTTGTTCTCCGACAAGGACGGACTGCTGCGGGCGGTGTTCTTCGAAGGCTTCCGCCGTCTCGGCGGTGAGCTGGTCGCAATACCCGAGACGGCTGACGAGCTGGGCGATCTTCGGGCCGTGATTCCGGTGTTCCGCCGGTTCTGCCTGGACTACCCGCCGCTGGCACGGGTGATGTTCAGCAGACCGTTCCAGGAGCTCGACCCCGACCCTGACCAGCTGGCGTCCGCGCCGACCGTGCGGCAGATCCTCGTCGGGAAGGTGCAGCGATGCCTCGACGCCGGCCTACTCGCAGGCGACCCGGTCGACATCTCCCACGTATTGCTCGCACTGGCCCAGGGATTGGCGGTCCAGGAGGCCGGGCGCTGGCTGGGGACGTCGGCGTCCTCGGTCGATCGCCGTTGGGACGTTGGCGTGCAGGCGGTTCTCGCGGGCTTTCGCGCCTGA